In Citrus sinensis cultivar Valencia sweet orange chromosome 4, DVS_A1.0, whole genome shotgun sequence, one DNA window encodes the following:
- the LOC102610094 gene encoding callose synthase 7-like isoform X2: protein MASSSGTKKTRAPTPRRQSKAMSQAQKMFVDVQDEDSSAIDSELVPSSLAAIAPVLRVANQIEKDNPRVAYLCRFHAFEKAHRMDPPSSGRGVRQFKTYLVHKLEKEEEEAQHQLARTDPKEIILYYWNFYNKNIKEGQYTKEPEEMANILQIASVLYDVLKTVVPPQRIDDQTHSYAQDVQSKREQCENYNILPLKAIGAKAAIMELPEIKAALHALQNVQNLPKPSVHSTNAPHDFPEERSKSIFDILDWLSSVFGFQKGNVANQREHLILLLANMDVRKRDLVVYTQLRSSTVQKLMDKIFKNYWSWCKYLCCEQNTRIPQGSHKQQLQLIYIGLFLLIWGEASNIRFMPECICYIFHKMAEDVNGLLFGNVHPVTGDTYHRSQTAAPDEEKFLRTVITPIYQVLHKEAKRNNGGKASHSRWRNYDDLNEYFWSSKCLSLKWPTGLKEEFSVHSDVMPNKVPASKSMPKTNFVEARTFWHLYRSFDRMWIFFIMAFQAMVIVAWTPDGSPAALFDEDVFRSVLTIFITQAFLNLLQAALDIALSFNAWRSLKFTQILRYLLKFAVAAVWAAILPICYASSVQNSTRLVKFFSNLTESWQSQGSLYNYAVAIYLMPNILAALLFFLPQFERIMERSSSHIVTLFMWWAQPKLYVGRGLHEGMSQLLKYTLFWILLLICKLAFSYYVEILPLIGPSKSIMKLHVDNYEWHEFFPNVTHNIGVVIAIWAPIVLVYIMDTQIWYSIFSTLFGGIHGALSHLGEIRIIGMLRSRFQSVPTAFCRRLVPSSDADTKGRYMDKAMERRNFASFAHVWNEFIESMRAEDLISNEDRDLLLVPYSSNDVSVIQWPPFLLAGKIPIALDMAKDFKEKEDTDLFKKIKKDDYMRSAVVECYETLREIIYGLLEDETDRNIVRKICYDVDIFIQQHKFLNEFRMNRIPSLGEKLEKFLKLLLSEYDAVDVYKSQIINVLQDIMEIILQDIMVNGFKILERYRVQIQSNYKKEQRFERLNIALTQNKSWREKVVRLHLLFTVKESAINVPTNLDARRRITFFTNSLFMNIPSAPKVRDMISFSVLTPYYREDVLYSVDELYKENEDGISTLFYLQKIYPDEWMNFQKRINDPKLNYSDDDKKEATRHWVSYRGQTLSRTVRGMMYYKHALELQCFLESAGDYASFGGYQTMESSQGNERVQALGDMKFTYVVSCQLLGALKTSKDPRDRRRYNDILNLMIMYPSLRVAYIDEREEFVNGRSHIFYYSVLLKGGNSYNTEIYRIKLPGPPTDIGEGKPENQNHAIIFTRGEALQTIDMNQDNYFEEAFKMRNVLEEFLKSPSGQREPTILGLREHIFTGSVSSLASFMSNQETSFVTISQRILANPLRVRFHYGHSDIFDRIFHITRGGISKASKTINLSEDVFAGMNSTLRGGYITHHEYIQVGKGRDVGMNQISLFEAKVANGNGEQTLSRDVYRLGHRLDFFRMLSFYFTTVGFYLSSMVTVLTVYMFLYGRFYLVMSGLERETLENLSIHQSKALEQALVTQSVFQLGLLMVLPMVMEIGLEKGFRSALGDFIIMQLQLASVFFTFQLGTKVHYFGRTILHGGSKYRATGRGFVVFHAKFSENYRLYSRSHFVKGLELVILLVLYQIYGHSYRSSNIYLFITSSLWFLVGSWLFGPFVFNPSGFDWQKTVDDWTDWKRWMGDRGGIGMHPDRSWESWVDGEQEHLKFSNIRGRILEIILVLRFFIYQYGIVYHLDIAHRSKNILVYGLSWLVLVTTLLVLKMVSMGRRRFGTDFELMFRILKALLFLGFMSVMTDLFVICGLTISDLFATVLAFLPTGWALLLIGQVCRPLFEAIGFWDPIKELAKAYEYIIGFLLFAAIAILSWFPFVSEFQTRLLFNQAFSRGLQISMILSGRKD from the exons ACCCACAGTTATGCTCAAGATGTTCAGAGTAAAAGAGAACAATGTGAAAACTATAACATTCTTCCACTAAAGGCTATTGGGGCCAAGGCAGCAATTATGGAACTTCCAGAG ATCAAAGCTGCACTTCATGCTCTGCAAAATGTGCAAAACCTTCCCAAGCCTAGtgttcattcaaccaatgctCCTCATGACTTTCCTGAGGAAAGGAGCAAATCAATTTTTGATATACTCGATTGGCTTTCATCCGTTTTTGGGTTTCAG AAAGGAAATGTAGCGAATCAGAGGGAGCATCTAATACTGCTGCTTGCCAATATGGATGTACGAAAAAGGGATCTTGTAGTTTATACGCAG CTTAGGAGCAGCACTGTACAGAAGTTGATGGATAAAATCTTCAAGAACTATTGGTCATGGTGTAAGTACTTGTGTTGTGAACAAAATACTAG GATTCCTCAAGGTTCTCACAAACAACAGCTGCAGCTTATCTACATTGggctttttcttcttatctgGGGTGAAGCTTCAAATATTCGGTTTATGCCTGAATGCATTTGCTACATCTTCCATAAA ATGGCAGAAGACGTTAATGGActtttgtttggcaatgtACATCCTGTCACTGGAGACACATACCATCGTAGCCAAACGGCTGCACCTgatgaagaaaaatttctGCGGACTGTTATAACCCCCATCTACCAGGTGTTGCACAAG GAAGCCAAGAGAAACAATGGGGGAAAGGCAAGCCATTCAAGGTGGAGAAACTATGATGATTTAAATGAATACTTTTG GTCCAGCAAGTGTTTAAGTCTAAAGTGGCCAACGGGCCTCAAAGAAGAATTTTCTGTTCATTCAGATGTG ATGCCTAACAAAGTACCTGCTTCAAAGAGCATGCCTAAGACTAATTTTGTTGAAGCTCGCACATTTTGGCACCTTTATAGAAGTTTTGACCGAATGTGGATATTCTTTATAATGGCTTTCCAG GCTATGGTAATTGTTGCATGGACTCCTGATGGATCACCGGCTGCACTTTTTGATGAGGATGTGTTCAGAAGTGTACTGACCATTTTCATTACTCAAGCTTTTCTTAATTTGCTCCAAG CTGCATTGGATATAGCCCTCAGCTTCAATGCTTGGAGGAGCTTGAAATTTACCCAAATACTAAGGTACCTTCTGAAATTTGCAGTTGCAGCTGTGTGGGCAGCGATTCTGCCAATTTGTTATGCCAGTTCTGTGCAGAATTCAACCCGACTAGTGAAATTCTTCAGCAACTTGACTGAAAGTTGGCAGAGCCAGGGATCTTTGTATAATTATGCTGTTGCAATTTATTTGATGCCCAATATATTGGCTGCTCTTCTATTTTTCCTTCCACAATTCGAGAGAATTATGGAGCGTTCAAGCTCACACATCGTCACACTTTTTATGTGGTGGGCTCAG CCAAAACTGTATGTAGGAAGAGGCTTGCATGAGGGCATGTCCCAACTTCTGAA GTATACATTGTTTTGGATCCTGTTGCTCATCTGCAAGCTAGCATTTAGCTATTATGTGGAG ATACTGCCACTAATTGGACCTTCAAAGTCGATTATGAAGTTGCATGTTGATAACTATGAGTGGCATGAATTCTTTCCGAATG TAACCCATAATATTGGAGTTGTTATAGCAATATGGGCTCCAATTGTCCTG GTTTATATTATGGATACCCAAATATGGTATTCCATATTTTCTACACTTTTTGGTGGGATTCATGGGGCGCTAAGCCATTTGGGTGAG ATACGGATAATTGGGATGTTGCGTTCTAGATTTCAGTCTGTGCCAACAGCTTTTTGTCGGCGTCTTGTGCCATCATCAGATGCGGATACAAAGGGAAGATACATG GATAAGGCAATGGAAAGAAGGAATTTTGCAAGTTTTGCTCATGTGTGGAATGAATTCATAGAATCTATGCGGGCAGAGGATCTGATCAGCAATGA GGACAGAGACTTGTTGCTGGTGCCATATTCTTCAAACGATGTCTCTGTCATCCAGTGGCCACCTTTTCTGCTCGCTGGCAAG ATTCCTATTGCATTAGACATGGCAAAGGATTTTAAAGAGAAAGAGGACACTGATTTATTTAAGAAGATAAAGAAGGATGATTATATGCGTTCAGCAGTAGTTGAATGTTATGAGACACTCCGGGAAATAATTTATGGTCTTCTGGAAGATGAAACTGATCGGAA TATTGTGAGGAAGATTTGTTATGATGTTGACATTTTCATCCAGCAACACAAGTTTTTGAATGAATTTCGCATGAACAGGATACCTTCACTGGGTGAGAAGTTGGAGAAGTTTCTAAAACTCTTG CTATCCGAATATGATGCTGTAGACGTGTACAAGTCTCAGATAATTAATGTCCTCCAAGATATTATGGAAATCATCCTTCAGGACATTATGGTTAACGGCTTTAA AATCCTTGAAAGGTATCGTGTGCAAATTCAATCTAATTACAAGAAAGAGCAGAGATTTGAAAGGCTAAATATCGCCCTTACACAGAATAAATCTTGGAGGGAAAAG GTGGTTAGGCTCCATTTGCTTTTTACTGTCAAAGAATCTGCCATAAACGTGCCAACGAATTTGGATGCCCGCCGTCGCATCACTTTCTTTACAAATTCCTTATTTATGAATATACCAAGTGCTCCAAAAGTTCGTGACATGATCTCTTTTAG TGTTTTGACGCCATATTATAGAGAAGATGTTCTCTACTCTGTTGACGAACTTTATAAGGAAAATGAGGATGGCATATCAACTTTGTTTTACCTACAGAAAATATATCCTG ATGAATGGATGAATTTCCAAAAGCGCATAAATGACCCAAAACTTAATTATTCTGATGATGATAAGAAGGAGGCTACTCGTCATTGGGTATCTTACAGAGGGCAGACACTTTCTAGAACAG TGAGAGGGATGATGTACTACAAGCATGCTCTTGAACTGCAATGCTTTCTGGAATCTGCAGGAGACTATG CAAGTTTTGGTGGCTATCAGACCATGGAATCCAGTCAGGGAAATGAAAGGGTGCAAGCTCTGGGCGATATGAAGTTTACTTATGTTGTTTCCTGTCAGCTCCTTGGTGCTCTGAAAACATCTAAGGATCCGAGAGATCGAAGACGTTACAATGACATTCTAAATCTCATGATAAT GTATCCATCCCTGCGTGTTGCTTACATAGATGAAAGGGAGGAATTTGTGAATGGAAGatctcatatattttattactccGTGCTTTTGAAGGGAGGCAATAGTTACAATACG GAAATATATCGGATCAAGCTTCCAGGACCTCCAACAGATATCGGTGAAGGAAAAcctgaaaatcaaaatcatgccATTATCTTTACTCGTGGAGAAGCCTTGCAGACCATAGACATGAATCAG GACAATTACTTTGAGGAGGCTTTCAAAATGAGAAATGTATTGGAGGAATTCCTGAAGTCTCCTTCTGGACAACGAGAACCTACAATATTGGGTCTAAGGGAGCATATTTTTACTGGAAG TGTATCATCACTTGCATCGTTCATGTCCAACCAAGAGACTAGCTTTGTCACTATTTCCCAACGAATTTTAGCAAATCCTTTGAG AGTACGTTTTCATTATGGTCATTCCGATATATTTGACCGAATCTTCCACATAACAAGGGGTGGCATTAGCAAGGCTTCAAAGACAATTAACTTAAGCGAGGATGTATTTGCAG GCATGAATTCAACTCTCCGTGGAGGATATATAACACATCATGAATATATTCAAGTAGGCAAGGGGCGTGATGTGGGAATGAATCAAATATCATTATTTGAGGCAAAGGTTGCAAATGGAAATGGAGAGCAGACACTTAGTCGTGATGTTTACCGGCTCGGCCACCGGCTTGACTTCTTCAGAATGCTTTCATTCTACTTTACAACGGTTGGATTCTATCTTAGTAGCATG GTTACTGTGCTAACTGTTTATATGTTCTTGTATGGACGTTTTTACCTGGTTATGAGTGGATTAGAAAGAGAGACTCTCGAGAATCTGTCCATACATCAGAGCAAGGCCCTCGAACAGGCATTGGTTACACAGTCCGTCTTTCAGCTTGGGTTATTAATGGTTCTTCCAATGGTAATGGAAATCGGCCTCGAAAAAGGGTTCCGCAGTGCTCTGGGTGATTTTATCATCATGCAGCTGCAGCTGGCTTCTGTATTCTTCACATTCCAGCTTGGAACAAAAGTACACTATTTTGGCAGGACAATCTTGCATGGAGGTTCTAAATATCGAGCCACTGGCCGTGGATTTGTTGTATTTCATGCAAAGTTTTCTGAGAACTACAGGCTGTACTCCCGGAGTCACTTTGTGAAAGGACTGGAGCTGGTTATACTATTGGTCTTGTATCAAATATATGGGCATTCATATCGCAGTTCAAATATTTACTTGTTTATCACAAGCTCTTTGTGGTTCCTGGTTGGCTCCTGGTTGTTTGGTCCTTTTGTGTTCAATCCATCTGGTTTTGACTGGCAGAAAACAGTAGATGATTGGACAGATTGGAAGAGGTGGATGGGAGATCGCGGTGGTATCGGCATGCATCCCGATAGAAGTTGGGAATCATGGGTGGATGGAGAACAAGAACACCTCAAATTCTCAAATATAAGGGGAAGAATTCTTGAGATTATCCTTGTTCTTCGCTTCTTCATTTACCAGTATGGAATTGTCTACCACCTTGATATAGCTCATCGCAGCAAGAATATTCTG GTGTATGGACTCTCTTGGCTAGTTCTAGTAACCACTCTTCTAGTTCTGAAG ATGGTATCAATGGGCAGACGAAGATTTGGTACCGACTTTGAGCTCATGTTCAGGATTCTCAAAGCACTCCTATTCCTTGGCTTCATGTCAGTCATGACCGACTTGTTTGTAATATGCGGTCTCACCATATCAGATTTATTTGCCACTGTGCTTGCTTTTCTGCCTACTGGATGGGCCCTTCTACTG ATTGGGCAAGTTTGCAGGCCATTGTTCGAGGCAATAGGATTCTGGGATCCAATAAAGGAGCTTGCCAAAGCATATGAGTACATAATTGGATTTCTACTCTTTGCGGCTATAGCCATTTTATCATGGTTCCCATTCGTATCTGAGTTCCAAACACGCCTGCTCTTCAATCAAGCATTCAGCAGAGGTCTCCAGATTTCTATGATTCTCTCTGGTAGAAAAGATTAG
- the LOC102610094 gene encoding callose synthase 7-like isoform X5 — MASSSGTKKTRAPTPRRQSKAMSQAQKMFVDVQDEDSSAIDSELVPSSLAAIAPVLRVANQIEKDNPRVAYLCRFHAFEKAHRMDPPSSGRGVRQFKTYLVHKLEKEEEEAQHQLARTDPKEIILYYWNFYNKNIKEGQYTKEPEEMANILQIASVLYDVLKTVVPPQRIDDQTHSYAQDVQSKREQCENYNILPLKAIGAKAAIMELPEIKAALHALQNVQNLPKPSVHSTNAPHDFPEERSKSIFDILDWLSSVFGFQKGNVANQREHLILLLANMDVRKRDLVVYTQLRSSTVQKLMDKIFKNYWSWCKYLCCEQNTRIPQGSHKQQLQLIYIGLFLLIWGEASNIRFMPECICYIFHKMAEDVNGLLFGNVHPVTGDTYHRSQTAAPDEEKFLRTVITPIYQVLHKEAKRNNGGKASHSRWRNYDDLNEYFWSSKCLSLKWPTGLKEEFSVHSDVMPNKVPASKSMPKTNFVEARTFWHLYRSFDRMWIFFIMAFQAMVIVAWTPDGSPAALFDEDVFRSVLTIFITQAFLNLLQAALDIALSFNAWRSLKFTQILRYLLKFAVAAVWAAILPICYASSVQNSTRLVKFFSNLTESWQSQGSLYNYAVAIYLMPNILAALLFFLPQFERIMERSSSHIVTLFMWWAQPKLYVGRGLHEGMSQLLKYTLFWILLLICKLAFSYYVEILPLIGPSKSIMKLHVDNYEWHEFFPNVTHNIGVVIAIWAPIVLVYIMDTQIWYSIFSTLFGGIHGALSHLGEIRIIGMLRSRFQSVPTAFCRRLVPSSDADTKGRYMDKAMERRNFASFAHVWNEFIESMRAEDLISNEDRDLLLVPYSSNDVSVIQWPPFLLAGKIPIALDMAKDFKEKEDTDLFKKIKKDDYMRSAVVECYETLREIIYGLLEDETDRNIVRKICYDVDIFIQQHKFLNEFRMNRIPSLGEKLEKFLKLLLSEYDAVDVYKSQIINVLQDIMEIILQDIMVNGFKILERYRVQIQSNYKKEQRFERLNIALTQNKSWREKVVRLHLLFTVKESAINVPTNLDARRRITFFTNSLFMNIPSAPKVRDMISFSVLTPYYREDVLYSVDELYKENEDGISTLFYLQKIYPARFVCKLDEWMNFQKRINDPKLNYSDDDKKEATRHWVSYRGQTLSRTVRGMMYYKHALELQCFLESAGDYASFGGYQTMESSQGNERVQALGDMKFTYVVSCQLLGALKTSKDPRDRRRYNDILNLMIMYPSLRVAYIDEREEFVNGRSHIFYYSVLLKGGNSYNTEIYRIKLPGPPTDIGEGKPENQNHAIIFTRGEALQTIDMNQDNYFEEAFKMRNVLEEFLKSPSGQREPTILGLREHIFTGSVSSLASFMSNQETSFVTISQRILANPLRGGISKASKTINLSEDVFAGMNSTLRGGYITHHEYIQVGKGRDVGMNQISLFEAKVANGNGEQTLSRDVYRLGHRLDFFRMLSFYFTTVGFYLSSMVTVLTVYMFLYGRFYLVMSGLERETLENLSIHQSKALEQALVTQSVFQLGLLMVLPMVMEIGLEKGFRSALGDFIIMQLQLASVFFTFQLGTKVHYFGRTILHGGSKYRATGRGFVVFHAKFSENYRLYSRSHFVKGLELVILLVLYQIYGHSYRSSNIYLFITSSLWFLVGSWLFGPFVFNPSGFDWQKTVDDWTDWKRWMGDRGGIGMHPDRSWESWVDGEQEHLKFSNIRGRILEIILVLRFFIYQYGIVYHLDIAHRSKNILVYGLSWLVLVTTLLVLKMVSMGRRRFGTDFELMFRILKALLFLGFMSVMTDLFVICGLTISDLFATVLAFLPTGWALLLIGQVCRPLFEAIGFWDPIKELAKAYEYIIGFLLFAAIAILSWFPFVSEFQTRLLFNQAFSRGLQISMILSGRKD, encoded by the exons ACCCACAGTTATGCTCAAGATGTTCAGAGTAAAAGAGAACAATGTGAAAACTATAACATTCTTCCACTAAAGGCTATTGGGGCCAAGGCAGCAATTATGGAACTTCCAGAG ATCAAAGCTGCACTTCATGCTCTGCAAAATGTGCAAAACCTTCCCAAGCCTAGtgttcattcaaccaatgctCCTCATGACTTTCCTGAGGAAAGGAGCAAATCAATTTTTGATATACTCGATTGGCTTTCATCCGTTTTTGGGTTTCAG AAAGGAAATGTAGCGAATCAGAGGGAGCATCTAATACTGCTGCTTGCCAATATGGATGTACGAAAAAGGGATCTTGTAGTTTATACGCAG CTTAGGAGCAGCACTGTACAGAAGTTGATGGATAAAATCTTCAAGAACTATTGGTCATGGTGTAAGTACTTGTGTTGTGAACAAAATACTAG GATTCCTCAAGGTTCTCACAAACAACAGCTGCAGCTTATCTACATTGggctttttcttcttatctgGGGTGAAGCTTCAAATATTCGGTTTATGCCTGAATGCATTTGCTACATCTTCCATAAA ATGGCAGAAGACGTTAATGGActtttgtttggcaatgtACATCCTGTCACTGGAGACACATACCATCGTAGCCAAACGGCTGCACCTgatgaagaaaaatttctGCGGACTGTTATAACCCCCATCTACCAGGTGTTGCACAAG GAAGCCAAGAGAAACAATGGGGGAAAGGCAAGCCATTCAAGGTGGAGAAACTATGATGATTTAAATGAATACTTTTG GTCCAGCAAGTGTTTAAGTCTAAAGTGGCCAACGGGCCTCAAAGAAGAATTTTCTGTTCATTCAGATGTG ATGCCTAACAAAGTACCTGCTTCAAAGAGCATGCCTAAGACTAATTTTGTTGAAGCTCGCACATTTTGGCACCTTTATAGAAGTTTTGACCGAATGTGGATATTCTTTATAATGGCTTTCCAG GCTATGGTAATTGTTGCATGGACTCCTGATGGATCACCGGCTGCACTTTTTGATGAGGATGTGTTCAGAAGTGTACTGACCATTTTCATTACTCAAGCTTTTCTTAATTTGCTCCAAG CTGCATTGGATATAGCCCTCAGCTTCAATGCTTGGAGGAGCTTGAAATTTACCCAAATACTAAGGTACCTTCTGAAATTTGCAGTTGCAGCTGTGTGGGCAGCGATTCTGCCAATTTGTTATGCCAGTTCTGTGCAGAATTCAACCCGACTAGTGAAATTCTTCAGCAACTTGACTGAAAGTTGGCAGAGCCAGGGATCTTTGTATAATTATGCTGTTGCAATTTATTTGATGCCCAATATATTGGCTGCTCTTCTATTTTTCCTTCCACAATTCGAGAGAATTATGGAGCGTTCAAGCTCACACATCGTCACACTTTTTATGTGGTGGGCTCAG CCAAAACTGTATGTAGGAAGAGGCTTGCATGAGGGCATGTCCCAACTTCTGAA GTATACATTGTTTTGGATCCTGTTGCTCATCTGCAAGCTAGCATTTAGCTATTATGTGGAG ATACTGCCACTAATTGGACCTTCAAAGTCGATTATGAAGTTGCATGTTGATAACTATGAGTGGCATGAATTCTTTCCGAATG TAACCCATAATATTGGAGTTGTTATAGCAATATGGGCTCCAATTGTCCTG GTTTATATTATGGATACCCAAATATGGTATTCCATATTTTCTACACTTTTTGGTGGGATTCATGGGGCGCTAAGCCATTTGGGTGAG ATACGGATAATTGGGATGTTGCGTTCTAGATTTCAGTCTGTGCCAACAGCTTTTTGTCGGCGTCTTGTGCCATCATCAGATGCGGATACAAAGGGAAGATACATG GATAAGGCAATGGAAAGAAGGAATTTTGCAAGTTTTGCTCATGTGTGGAATGAATTCATAGAATCTATGCGGGCAGAGGATCTGATCAGCAATGA GGACAGAGACTTGTTGCTGGTGCCATATTCTTCAAACGATGTCTCTGTCATCCAGTGGCCACCTTTTCTGCTCGCTGGCAAG ATTCCTATTGCATTAGACATGGCAAAGGATTTTAAAGAGAAAGAGGACACTGATTTATTTAAGAAGATAAAGAAGGATGATTATATGCGTTCAGCAGTAGTTGAATGTTATGAGACACTCCGGGAAATAATTTATGGTCTTCTGGAAGATGAAACTGATCGGAA TATTGTGAGGAAGATTTGTTATGATGTTGACATTTTCATCCAGCAACACAAGTTTTTGAATGAATTTCGCATGAACAGGATACCTTCACTGGGTGAGAAGTTGGAGAAGTTTCTAAAACTCTTG CTATCCGAATATGATGCTGTAGACGTGTACAAGTCTCAGATAATTAATGTCCTCCAAGATATTATGGAAATCATCCTTCAGGACATTATGGTTAACGGCTTTAA AATCCTTGAAAGGTATCGTGTGCAAATTCAATCTAATTACAAGAAAGAGCAGAGATTTGAAAGGCTAAATATCGCCCTTACACAGAATAAATCTTGGAGGGAAAAG GTGGTTAGGCTCCATTTGCTTTTTACTGTCAAAGAATCTGCCATAAACGTGCCAACGAATTTGGATGCCCGCCGTCGCATCACTTTCTTTACAAATTCCTTATTTATGAATATACCAAGTGCTCCAAAAGTTCGTGACATGATCTCTTTTAG TGTTTTGACGCCATATTATAGAGAAGATGTTCTCTACTCTGTTGACGAACTTTATAAGGAAAATGAGGATGGCATATCAACTTTGTTTTACCTACAGAAAATATATCCTG CTAGGTTTGTCTGCAAATTAGATGAATGGATGAATTTCCAAAAGCGCATAAATGACCCAAAACTTAATTATTCTGATGATGATAAGAAGGAGGCTACTCGTCATTGGGTATCTTACAGAGGGCAGACACTTTCTAGAACAG TGAGAGGGATGATGTACTACAAGCATGCTCTTGAACTGCAATGCTTTCTGGAATCTGCAGGAGACTATG CAAGTTTTGGTGGCTATCAGACCATGGAATCCAGTCAGGGAAATGAAAGGGTGCAAGCTCTGGGCGATATGAAGTTTACTTATGTTGTTTCCTGTCAGCTCCTTGGTGCTCTGAAAACATCTAAGGATCCGAGAGATCGAAGACGTTACAATGACATTCTAAATCTCATGATAAT GTATCCATCCCTGCGTGTTGCTTACATAGATGAAAGGGAGGAATTTGTGAATGGAAGatctcatatattttattactccGTGCTTTTGAAGGGAGGCAATAGTTACAATACG GAAATATATCGGATCAAGCTTCCAGGACCTCCAACAGATATCGGTGAAGGAAAAcctgaaaatcaaaatcatgccATTATCTTTACTCGTGGAGAAGCCTTGCAGACCATAGACATGAATCAG GACAATTACTTTGAGGAGGCTTTCAAAATGAGAAATGTATTGGAGGAATTCCTGAAGTCTCCTTCTGGACAACGAGAACCTACAATATTGGGTCTAAGGGAGCATATTTTTACTGGAAG TGTATCATCACTTGCATCGTTCATGTCCAACCAAGAGACTAGCTTTGTCACTATTTCCCAACGAATTTTAGCAAATCCTTTGAG GGGTGGCATTAGCAAGGCTTCAAAGACAATTAACTTAAGCGAGGATGTATTTGCAG GCATGAATTCAACTCTCCGTGGAGGATATATAACACATCATGAATATATTCAAGTAGGCAAGGGGCGTGATGTGGGAATGAATCAAATATCATTATTTGAGGCAAAGGTTGCAAATGGAAATGGAGAGCAGACACTTAGTCGTGATGTTTACCGGCTCGGCCACCGGCTTGACTTCTTCAGAATGCTTTCATTCTACTTTACAACGGTTGGATTCTATCTTAGTAGCATG GTTACTGTGCTAACTGTTTATATGTTCTTGTATGGACGTTTTTACCTGGTTATGAGTGGATTAGAAAGAGAGACTCTCGAGAATCTGTCCATACATCAGAGCAAGGCCCTCGAACAGGCATTGGTTACACAGTCCGTCTTTCAGCTTGGGTTATTAATGGTTCTTCCAATGGTAATGGAAATCGGCCTCGAAAAAGGGTTCCGCAGTGCTCTGGGTGATTTTATCATCATGCAGCTGCAGCTGGCTTCTGTATTCTTCACATTCCAGCTTGGAACAAAAGTACACTATTTTGGCAGGACAATCTTGCATGGAGGTTCTAAATATCGAGCCACTGGCCGTGGATTTGTTGTATTTCATGCAAAGTTTTCTGAGAACTACAGGCTGTACTCCCGGAGTCACTTTGTGAAAGGACTGGAGCTGGTTATACTATTGGTCTTGTATCAAATATATGGGCATTCATATCGCAGTTCAAATATTTACTTGTTTATCACAAGCTCTTTGTGGTTCCTGGTTGGCTCCTGGTTGTTTGGTCCTTTTGTGTTCAATCCATCTGGTTTTGACTGGCAGAAAACAGTAGATGATTGGACAGATTGGAAGAGGTGGATGGGAGATCGCGGTGGTATCGGCATGCATCCCGATAGAAGTTGGGAATCATGGGTGGATGGAGAACAAGAACACCTCAAATTCTCAAATATAAGGGGAAGAATTCTTGAGATTATCCTTGTTCTTCGCTTCTTCATTTACCAGTATGGAATTGTCTACCACCTTGATATAGCTCATCGCAGCAAGAATATTCTG GTGTATGGACTCTCTTGGCTAGTTCTAGTAACCACTCTTCTAGTTCTGAAG ATGGTATCAATGGGCAGACGAAGATTTGGTACCGACTTTGAGCTCATGTTCAGGATTCTCAAAGCACTCCTATTCCTTGGCTTCATGTCAGTCATGACCGACTTGTTTGTAATATGCGGTCTCACCATATCAGATTTATTTGCCACTGTGCTTGCTTTTCTGCCTACTGGATGGGCCCTTCTACTG ATTGGGCAAGTTTGCAGGCCATTGTTCGAGGCAATAGGATTCTGGGATCCAATAAAGGAGCTTGCCAAAGCATATGAGTACATAATTGGATTTCTACTCTTTGCGGCTATAGCCATTTTATCATGGTTCCCATTCGTATCTGAGTTCCAAACACGCCTGCTCTTCAATCAAGCATTCAGCAGAGGTCTCCAGATTTCTATGATTCTCTCTGGTAGAAAAGATTAG